GGTGACCGTCACCCGCTTGATGAAGGTTCCTTTGGCCGAGGCCGGACGCGCTTTCTTGACGGCTTCGAGCAGGGCGGCCATGTTCTCGTACAACTGACCTTCGTCGAACGAGGCCTTGCCGATCGGGACATGCAGATTCCCGCTGCGGTCGACGCGAAACTCGACTCGGCCCGATTTGAGTTCCTTGATCACTCGCGGCAGGTCCTCCGCCGGGACGACGGTCCCCGCCTTCGGATTAGGCATCAGGCCGCGCGGCCCAAGGATCTTGCCCAGCCCGGTCTTCCCGATCTTGCCCATCATCTCCGGGGTGGCGACAGTGGCGTCAAAATCCGTGAAGCCGGCTTTGATCTTCTCGATCATCTCCGAGTCGCCGATGTAGTCCGCCCCGGCATCGGTCGCGATCCGGGCCCCATCCCCTTCAGCGAAGGCCACCACCCGAACATTCCGGCCCAGGCCGTGCGGCAGCATGACGGTGTCCCGCACCTGCTGCTCGGCATGCCGCGGATCC
This DNA window, taken from Anaerolineales bacterium, encodes the following:
- the rplA gene encoding 50S ribosomal protein L1, with the translated sequence MAKHGKKFDLAASKVEKDKDYGPLEAVRLARETSYTKFDGTIEVHMRLGVDPRHAEQQVRDTVMLPHGLGRNVRVVAFAEGDGARIATDAGADYIGDSEMIEKIKAGFTDFDATVATPEMMGKIGKTGLGKILGPRGLMPNPKAGTVVPAEDLPRVIKELKSGRVEFRVDRSGNLHVPIGKASFDEGQLYENMAALLEAVKKARPASAKGTFIKRVTVTSTMGPGVRVDPNAAQAM